The Glycine max cultivar Williams 82 chromosome 12, Glycine_max_v4.0, whole genome shotgun sequence genome window below encodes:
- the LOC100785982 gene encoding xyloglucan endotransglucosylase/hydrolase protein 9, with protein sequence MSGSLGFFFVGLTLLLLVGVANAVANTSNKFDQLFQPSWAFDHFIHEGDLLKLKLDNFSGAGFTSKSKYMFGKVTIQLKLVEGDSAGTVTAFYMSSDGPNHNEFDFEFLGNTTGEPYSVQTNVYVNGVGNREQRLNLWFDPTKDFHSYSIFWNQRQVVFLVDETPIRVHTNMEHKGIPFPKDQPMGVYSSLWNADDWATQGGRVKTDWSHAPFIATYKNFEINACECPVSVAAMDNAKKCTSSEGNKYWWDEPNLAELNLHQSHQLMWVRARHIFYDYCTDTARFPVTPAECVHHRHT encoded by the exons ATGTCTGGGTCCTTGGGATTCTTCTTTGTGGGTCttacgttgttgttgttggtcggGGTGGCTAATGCTGTGGCCAACACTTCCAACAAATTTGATCAACTCTTCCAACCAAGCTGGGCTTTTGACCACTTCATTCATGAAGGGGATCTCCTCAAACTCAAACTAGACAATTTTTCCG GCGCTGGTTTTACTTCCAAGAGCAAGTATATGTTTGGGAAAGTCACCATCCAGCTTAAGCTTGTGGAAGGTGACTCTGCTGGAACAGTCACTGCTTTCTAT ATGTCATCGGACGGTCCAAACCACAACGAGTTTGATTTTGAGTTTCTAGGCAACACCACGGGGGAACCATACTCTGTCCAAACCAATGTGTATGTAAACGGAGTGGGCAACAGGGAGCAAAGGCTCAACCTTTGGTTCGACCCCACCAAGGATTTTCACTCATACTCTATCTTCTGGAATCAACGTCAAGTTGT ATTTTTGGTGGATGAAACGCCAATAAGGGTGCACACGAACATGGAGCACAAGGGAATTCCATTTCCTAAGGACCAACCCATGGGTGTGTACAGTTCATTATGGAATGCTGATGATTGGGCCACGCAGGGTGGTCGTGTGAAAACAGATTGGAGCCACGCACCCTTCATTGCCACATACAAGAACTTCGAGATAAATGCGTGTGAGTGTCCCGTGTCAGTGGCTGCAATGGATAATGCTAAGAAGTGCACCAGCAGTGAGGGGAATAAGTATTGGTGGGATGAGCCTAATTTGGCTGAACTCAACTTGCACCAGAGCCACCAGCTTATGTGGGTTAGGGCAAGGCACATTTTCTATGACTATTGCACTGACACTGCTAGGTTCCCAGTCACGCCTGCTGAGTGTGTCCATCACCGTCACACCTGA